A region from the Panicum hallii strain FIL2 chromosome 1, PHallii_v3.1, whole genome shotgun sequence genome encodes:
- the LOC112873899 gene encoding uncharacterized protein LOC112873899: protein MGMRPGWVAGLVAESFFVACPAHENHKKNERNIFCLACCASICPHCAAAHRHHPLLQVRRYVYHDVVRLGDLEKLIDCSYVQTYTINSAKVIFLKPRPQSRPFKGSGNVCLTCDRILQEPFHFCSLSCKVDHVTMQGGDLFNTLQYYGGGATTDPDHLAFPQFENLRVDGSDLDDDTDGGQITPNSTLEDPTQQYGNGGGGGGASSDNCDTRAVGGARRSEAGKRKKGGGFFPQIVLSLGNRRKGAPHRSPLA from the exons atggGGATGAGGCCCGGGTGGGTTGCCGGCCTGGTGGCGGAGAGCTTCTTCGTGGCGTGCCCCGCGCACGAGAACCACAAGAAGAACGAGCGCAACATCTTCTGCCTCGCCTGCTGCGCCAGCATCTGCCCCCACTGCGCCGCCGCGCACCGCCACCACCCGCTCCTCCAG GTGCGACGCTACGTGTACCATGACGTCGTCCGCCTTGGCGACCTCGAGAAACTCATTGACTGCTCCTATGTTCAG ACCTATACGATCAACAGTGCCAAGGTGATCTTCCTGAAGCCGAGGCCTCAGTCCAGGCCCTTCAAGGGCTCCGGCAACGTCTGCCTGACATGCGACAGGATCCTCCAAGAACCCTTCCATTTCTGCTCCCTCTCTTGCAAG GTGGATCATGTCACGATGCAGGGAGGGGACCTCTTCAACACCCTGCAGTactacggcggcggcgccaccacGGACCCAGATCACCTTGCCTTCCCGCAGTTTGAAAACCTCCGCGTCGACGGCTCGGACCTCGACGACGACACTGATGGTGGGCAGATCACCCCGAACTCGACCCTTGAGGACCCGACACAGCAATACGGTaatggtggcggcggtggtggggcaTCGAGCGACAACTGTGACACTAGGGCTGTCGGCGGTGCCCGTCGCAGCGAGGCGGGgaagaggaagaaagggggagggTTCTTCCCCCAGATCGTGCTGTCActcggcaacaggaggaaggGTGCCCCCCACAGGTCCCCTCTGGCCTAA
- the LOC112892598 gene encoding urease accessory protein D isoform X2 encodes MAEAATGAVRVEKVRGRSALTRCFARYPLKLIAPSKVGPASCDAVWLYALTYGGGIVSGDTISCTVSVGDGCTAAITTQASTKVYKAVGSKCSEQLLEVLLEQGSNWSLAEQMQEYNVIAMVVLLGPKLKSMQELMQAEVRKLMSGQLRPPTSGGSLYTMRSQPPPRPQRPPLIASCSPFGRTGTGMVARVAAVSTELVYSFLRHHLAALEPFLGASPYAAS; translated from the exons AtggcggaggcggcgacgggGGCGGTGCGGGTGGAGAAGGTGCGAGGGAGGTCGGCGCTGACCCGCTGCTTCGCCAGGTACCCGCTCAAGCTAATCGCCCCCTCCAAGGTGGGCCCCGCCTCCTGCGACGCCGTCTGGCTCTACGCCCTCACCTACGGCGGCGGCATCGTCTCC GGGGACACCATCTCGTGCACGGTCAGCGTCGGCGACGGCTGCACCGCGGCGATCACCACGCAGGCCTCCACCAAG GTGTACAAGGCTGTGGGTTCAAAATGTTCCGAGCAGTTGCTAGAG GTTCTGTTGGAACAAGGATCAAATTGGAGCCTTGCTGAGCAGATGCAGGAATACAATGTGATCGCAATGGTTGTATTACTAGG gccaaagctgaagagcaTGCAAGAACTGATGCAAGCCGAAGTCCGAAAGCTGATGTCTGGGCAACTGCGCCCACCTACATCGGGTGGTAGTCTCTACACAATGAGATCACAACCACCGCCGCGTCCCCAAAGGCCCCCACTCATCGCCTCCTGCAGCCCATTCGGTCGCACG GGAACAGGCATGGTTGCTCGGGTAGCAGCGGTGAGCACAGAGCTCGTGTACAGCTTCCTGAGACACCATCTGGCTGCACTGGAGCCATTCCTCGGTGCTTCCCCTTATGCTGCATCATGA
- the LOC112892598 gene encoding urease accessory protein D isoform X1: MAEAATGAVRVEKVRGRSALTRCFARYPLKLIAPSKVGPASCDAVWLYALTYGGGIVSGDTISCTVSVGDGCTAAITTQASTKVYKAVGSKCSEQLLEARVGEDALLAVIPDPVTCFSTARYHQKQVFQVSANSNLVVVDWFTSGRYECGEKWDFSFYKSVNHIFLGDHPLFIDSVLLEQGSNWSLAEQMQEYNVIAMVVLLGPKLKSMQELMQAEVRKLMSGQLRPPTSGGSLYTMRSQPPPRPQRPPLIASCSPFGRTGTGMVARVAAVSTELVYSFLRHHLAALEPFLGASPYAAS; this comes from the exons AtggcggaggcggcgacgggGGCGGTGCGGGTGGAGAAGGTGCGAGGGAGGTCGGCGCTGACCCGCTGCTTCGCCAGGTACCCGCTCAAGCTAATCGCCCCCTCCAAGGTGGGCCCCGCCTCCTGCGACGCCGTCTGGCTCTACGCCCTCACCTACGGCGGCGGCATCGTCTCC GGGGACACCATCTCGTGCACGGTCAGCGTCGGCGACGGCTGCACCGCGGCGATCACCACGCAGGCCTCCACCAAG GTGTACAAGGCTGTGGGTTCAAAATGTTCCGAGCAGTTGCTAGAG GCCCGTGTTGGAGAAGATGCCTTGCTTGCTGTTATTCCTGACCCTGTAACCTGCTTCTCAACCGCTCGATACCACCAAAAGCAAGTTTTTCAAGTCTCTGCCAATTCAAACTTGGTAGTTGTAGATTGGTTTACAAGTGGTCGTTATGAGTGTGGAGAAAAATGGGATTTTAGCTTCTACAAAAGTGTCAACCATATTTTCTTGGGAGATCACCCTCTCTTTATTGACTCG GTTCTGTTGGAACAAGGATCAAATTGGAGCCTTGCTGAGCAGATGCAGGAATACAATGTGATCGCAATGGTTGTATTACTAGG gccaaagctgaagagcaTGCAAGAACTGATGCAAGCCGAAGTCCGAAAGCTGATGTCTGGGCAACTGCGCCCACCTACATCGGGTGGTAGTCTCTACACAATGAGATCACAACCACCGCCGCGTCCCCAAAGGCCCCCACTCATCGCCTCCTGCAGCCCATTCGGTCGCACG GGAACAGGCATGGTTGCTCGGGTAGCAGCGGTGAGCACAGAGCTCGTGTACAGCTTCCTGAGACACCATCTGGCTGCACTGGAGCCATTCCTCGGTGCTTCCCCTTATGCTGCATCATGA
- the LOC112892598 gene encoding urease accessory protein D isoform X3, with product MAEAATGAVRVEKVRGRSALTRCFARYPLKLIAPSKVGPASCDAVWLYALTYGGGIVSGDTISCTVSVGDGCTAAITTQASTKVLLEQGSNWSLAEQMQEYNVIAMVVLLGPKLKSMQELMQAEVRKLMSGQLRPPTSGGSLYTMRSQPPPRPQRPPLIASCSPFGRTGTGMVARVAAVSTELVYSFLRHHLAALEPFLGASPYAAS from the exons AtggcggaggcggcgacgggGGCGGTGCGGGTGGAGAAGGTGCGAGGGAGGTCGGCGCTGACCCGCTGCTTCGCCAGGTACCCGCTCAAGCTAATCGCCCCCTCCAAGGTGGGCCCCGCCTCCTGCGACGCCGTCTGGCTCTACGCCCTCACCTACGGCGGCGGCATCGTCTCC GGGGACACCATCTCGTGCACGGTCAGCGTCGGCGACGGCTGCACCGCGGCGATCACCACGCAGGCCTCCACCAAG GTTCTGTTGGAACAAGGATCAAATTGGAGCCTTGCTGAGCAGATGCAGGAATACAATGTGATCGCAATGGTTGTATTACTAGG gccaaagctgaagagcaTGCAAGAACTGATGCAAGCCGAAGTCCGAAAGCTGATGTCTGGGCAACTGCGCCCACCTACATCGGGTGGTAGTCTCTACACAATGAGATCACAACCACCGCCGCGTCCCCAAAGGCCCCCACTCATCGCCTCCTGCAGCCCATTCGGTCGCACG GGAACAGGCATGGTTGCTCGGGTAGCAGCGGTGAGCACAGAGCTCGTGTACAGCTTCCTGAGACACCATCTGGCTGCACTGGAGCCATTCCTCGGTGCTTCCCCTTATGCTGCATCATGA
- the LOC112877151 gene encoding cytochrome P450 97B2, chloroplastic: MLCHRSRLPPSAMAATAPAAATLLPGPVAGSPRHGSSTSAPSASRRRRLLAVRCQSTSVDNEQQQQQPPKPKQRNLLDNASNLLTNFLSGGSVGTMPVAEGAVTDLFGKPLFFSLYDWFLEHGSVYKLAFGPKSFVVVSDPIVARHILRENAFCYDKGVLAEILKPIMGKGLIPADLDTWKQRRKVITPGFHALFIEAMVRIFTKCSERTISKLEELTEREGQVMVDLEAEFSNLALDIIGLGVFNFDFDSVTKESPIIKAVYGTLFEAEHRSTFYIPYWNLPFTKWLVPRQRKFHSDLKVINDCLDNLIKNAKETRQEADVEKLQQRDYSSQKDVSLLRFLVDMRGADVDDRQLRDDLMTMLIAGHETTAAVLTWSVFLLAQSPTKMRKAQAEVDSVLSNGAITVESLKKLEYIKLIILEALRLYPQPPLLIRRSLRPDKLPGGYNGAKDGYEIPTGTDIFVSVYNLHRSPYFWDRPNEFEPERFSVPKKDESIEGWSGFDPSRSPGAMYPNEIIADFAFLPFGGGPRKCVGDQFALLESTVALSLLLQKFNVELRGSPDEVEMVTGATIHTKSGLWCRLGRRT; this comes from the exons ATGCTCTGCCACCGCTCGCGACTTCCCCCCAGCGCCATGGCCGcgaccgcgcccgccgccgccacgctgCTCCCGGGGCCCGTCGCTGGCTCGCCGCGTCACGGATCCTCAACGTCGGCTCCATCCGCGTCTCGCAGGAGGCGCCTGCTCGCCGTCAG GTGCCAGTCCACCAGCGTCGACaacgagcagcagcagcagcagccgcccaAGCCGAAGCAGCGGAACCTGCTCGACAACGCCAGTAACCTGCTAACCAACTTCCTCAGCGGAGGCAGCGTCGGGACCATGCCCGTCGCCGAGGGAGCCGTCACCGACCTCTTCGGCAAGCCCCTCTTCTTCTCGCTCTACGATTGGTTCCTCGAG CATGGCTCTGTCTACAAGCTTGCTTTTGGACCCAAGTCGTTCGTAGTCGTCTCTGACCCTATCGTTGCCAGACACATCCTCCGGGAGAACGCTTTCTGTTATGATAAG GGAGTTCTCGCTGAAATTTTAAAACCAATAATGGGAAAGGGTCTTATACCTGCTGACCTTGATACCTGGAAGCAAAGGAGAAAAG TTATAACGCCTGGGTTCCATGCCTTATTCATTGAAGCTATGGTGAGAATATTTACTAAATGTTCAGAAAGAACAATATCAAAGCTTGAAGAGCTTACTGAAAGAGAAGGGCAAGTCATGGTGGACCTTGAAGCTGAATTCTCCAATTTGGCACTCGATATAATTGGCTTGGGTGTGTTCAATTTTGATTTTGACTCAGTTACTAAGGAATCCCCTATAATCAAG GCAGTGTATGGAACACTTTTTGAAGCTGAGCACCGATCCACATTTTACATTCCCTATTGGAATCTTCCTTTTACAAAATGGTTAGTTCCAAGGCAGCGCAAGTTCCACAGTGACCTCAAGGTCATCAACGATTGCCTTGATAATCTTATAAAAAATGCAAAGGAGACAAGGCAG GAAGCTGATGTGGAAAAGCTCCAGCAAAGGGACTACTcatctcagaag GATGTCAGCTTGCTGAGGTTCCTTGTTGACATGCGGGGAGCTGATGTTGATGATCGCCAG CTTCGGGATGATCTTATGACGATGCTTATTGCTGGACATGAAACAACTGCTGCTGTTCTGACTTGGTCTGTTTTTCTGCTAGCCCAG AGCCCTACCAAGATGAGAAAAGCACAGGCAGAGGTTGATTCTGTTCTCAGCAATGGGGCAATTACTGTGGAATCCCTCAAGAAATTAGA GTACATAAAATTGATCATTCTTGAGGCTCTTCGCTTGTATCCTCAGCCACCATTGTTAATCAGGCGTTCTCTCCGGCCAGACAAGTTGCCAG GTGGGTACAATGGAGCAAAAGACGGATATGAAATACCAACCGGGACTGATATATTTGTTTCG GTATACAACCTCCACCGATCCCCATACTTTTGGGACCGGCCAAATGAATTTGAACCTGAGAGATTTTCAGTTCCAAAGAAGGATGAGAGCATAGAAGGCTGGTCTGGTTTTGATCCCAGCAGGAGTCCCGGAGCAATGTACCCCAATGAG ATCATAGCCGACTTTGCTTTCCTTCCCTTTGGCGGAGGACCCCGCAAGTGCGTGGGAGACCAATTCGCGCTCCTGGAGTCGACGGTGGCGCTGTCCCTGCTGCTGCAGAAGTTTAATGTGGAGCTGAGGGGGTCGCCGGACGAAGTGGAGATGGTGACTGGCGCCACCATCCACACAAAGAGCGGGCTGTGGTGCAGACTGGGGCGGAGGACCTGA
- the LOC112893053 gene encoding VQ motif-containing protein 22: MGDTGANMAHWAGLYGGGNGAPAATEATVVTAAAGAGTVSSPTSGGSVGSPTRAQPGVEGGRVAKPARRRSRASRRAPVTLLNTDTSNFRAMVQQFTGIPPGPYGPGGGGGAGAGPVISFGSGGDYGAALVRPSPTSAVMSFDHLAAASQQQHHRPASLQGQLFRPQQQYTGDVGYGMHGGGDMPPFLHGFESSAEDRLLLQSIQAAQMMPTRPSSTTSNGNGYNFG, from the coding sequence ATGGGTGACACGGGCGCGAACATGGCCCACTGGGCCGGGCTCTACGGCGGCGGGAAcggcgcgccggcggcgacggaggCGACCGTGGTGACGGCCGCCGCGGGGGCGGGGACGGTGTCGAGCCCGACGTCCGGCGGGTCCGTTGGCAGCCCCACCCGCGCGCAGCCTGGGGTGGAGGGCGGGCGCGTCGCGAAGCCCGCGCGGCGGCGGTCCCGCGCGTCCCGCCGCGCGCCCGTCACGCTGCTCAACACGGACACCTCCAACTTCCGCGCCATGGTGCAGCAGTTCAccggcatcccgcccggcccctacgggcccggcggcggcggcggcgcgggcgccgggcCCGTGATCAGCTTCGGCTCCGGCGGGGACTACGGCGCCGCGCTGGTGCGGCCGTCGCCGACGTCCGCCGTGATGTCGTTCGACCACCTGGCAGCGGCgtcgcagcagcagcaccaccgGCCCGCGTCGCTGCAGGGCCAGCTCTTCAGGCCGCAGCAGCAGTACACCGGCGACGTCGGCTACGGGATGCACGGCGGCGGGGACATGCCGCCGTTCCTTCACGGGTTCGAGTCGTCCGCGGAGGACCGGCTGCTGCTGCAGAGCATCCAGGCGGCGCAGATGATGCCCACCCGCCCGTCCTCGACGACTAGCAACGGCAATGGCTACAACTTCGgctga